A region from the Sphingopyxis lindanitolerans genome encodes:
- a CDS encoding polysaccharide deacetylase family protein produces MNGLGAEGEKVQPAGSFQAYPAAADLVGLGDGERPRFWVTCDTEEDFDWSAPFARTGYRLDSVPALADCQRYFEQAGVKPIYLVDWPIVADDRAVAILGDALAQGHCEIGAQLHPWVTPPHDEPVNERNSYTGNLPPALQRAKMAALRDAIRDRFGIAPTVYRAGRYGLGSETATMLAELGFRCDTSVRAGFDYRGGHGPDYRAAPLKPWWVPTAHGAVLEVPVTTMFGGFLGARGQGLYHRIARNGRHARAALARLGLVERIALTPEGIPADRACRAIDIALEQRLPVLNFSFHSPSLQPGNTPYVRSDADLDLFYRWWGAVLDHLALRGIEATDAVGILAMAERKAPAG; encoded by the coding sequence GTGAACGGGCTGGGGGCGGAAGGGGAAAAGGTGCAGCCCGCGGGCAGTTTCCAGGCATATCCGGCGGCTGCGGACCTCGTCGGCCTCGGCGACGGCGAGCGGCCGCGTTTCTGGGTGACCTGCGACACCGAGGAGGATTTCGACTGGTCGGCGCCGTTCGCGCGTACCGGATATCGGCTCGATTCGGTCCCGGCGCTCGCCGATTGCCAGCGTTATTTCGAGCAGGCGGGGGTGAAGCCCATCTATCTGGTCGACTGGCCGATCGTGGCGGACGATCGCGCGGTCGCCATATTGGGCGACGCGCTGGCGCAGGGACATTGCGAGATCGGTGCGCAGCTCCACCCCTGGGTGACACCGCCGCACGACGAGCCGGTGAACGAGCGCAACAGCTATACCGGCAACCTGCCCCCCGCGCTGCAACGCGCCAAGATGGCGGCGCTGCGCGACGCCATCCGTGACCGGTTCGGGATTGCGCCCACCGTCTATCGAGCCGGGCGCTATGGCCTGGGGTCCGAGACGGCCACGATGCTCGCCGAACTCGGTTTTCGCTGCGACACGTCGGTGCGCGCGGGTTTCGATTATCGCGGCGGGCACGGCCCCGACTATCGCGCCGCGCCGCTCAAGCCATGGTGGGTGCCGACCGCGCACGGCGCGGTGCTCGAGGTGCCGGTGACGACCATGTTCGGCGGTTTTCTGGGGGCGAGGGGGCAGGGCCTCTATCACCGCATCGCGCGAAACGGCAGGCATGCGCGGGCAGCGCTCGCGCGGCTCGGGCTCGTCGAACGAATCGCGCTGACGCCCGAGGGCATTCCCGCCGATCGCGCGTGCCGCGCGATCGACATCGCACTGGAACAGCGGCTGCCGGTGCTCAATTTCTCCTTTCATTCGCCGTCGCTGCAACCCGGAAACACGCCTTATGTCCGCAGCGACGCCGATCTCGACCTTTTTTATCGCTGGTGGGGCGCGGTGCTCGATCACCTCGCGCTGCGTGGGATCGAGGCGACCGACGCCGTGGGCATCCTGGCGATGGCCGAACGGAAAGCGCCCGCCGGCTGA
- a CDS encoding Lrp/AsnC family transcriptional regulator — MASQKFDQIDLQILAELQQNGRMTNVELAQMVGLTAPPCLRRVRALEESGVIRSYHADLDAAKLGYGITVFAMVSLRSQAESDLKSFEDYVGQLPEVRECYMLNGEIDFLLKVVARDLQSFQSFLTAHLTSAPNVTSVKTSLTIRTAKQLSGIPVES; from the coding sequence ATGGCAAGCCAGAAATTCGATCAGATCGACTTGCAGATACTCGCCGAGCTGCAGCAAAACGGGCGGATGACCAATGTCGAGCTGGCGCAGATGGTCGGGCTGACCGCGCCGCCCTGCCTGCGCCGGGTGCGGGCGCTCGAGGAGTCGGGCGTCATCCGATCCTATCACGCCGACCTCGACGCCGCGAAGCTCGGATATGGCATCACCGTCTTCGCGATGGTGAGCCTGCGTAGCCAGGCCGAATCCGACCTCAAATCCTTTGAGGATTATGTCGGCCAACTGCCCGAAGTGCGCGAATGCTATATGCTGAATGGCGAGATCGACTTCCTGCTCAAGGTCGTCGCGCGCGACCTGCAAAGCTTTCAATCCTTCCTGACCGCGCACCTCACCTCGGCGCCTAATGTCACCAGCGTGAAAACCTCGCTGACGATCCGCACCGCCAAGCAGCTTTCGGGTATTCCCGTCGAATCCTGA
- a CDS encoding histidine kinase dimerization/phospho-acceptor domain-containing protein, whose protein sequence is MTDDSMIATILRQAPGDPRARIAAWRQISDILAQRGNQLSDGDIRRALHALAVLRPQVPEKIRRDCAAAIARHGRFAPLVAFYANDVPAVSAAMLRRARLAEADWLALLPATAATARSILAGRDDLPDNVRRALESLGAGSVALPQPAAASAASEAPADESPVAADSAPSQISELVRRIDRFQSARAQPAVRKARTGFMFEAGPDGLIRWVDGITRGAAIGLSIAESAFGGEPGADGAAAGAFRQRAEIVNARMILEGAAADAGEWRFSAVPWFDSATGQFRGYRGSARRPQPSEMPYGRPAVEESGDSIRQLIHELRSPLNAISGFAQIISGQMFGPVSASYRAMAEAIVADAAAIQAIIEDLDTATRAPGPSTPSLAGETADLGTVIAQVEMDLGAILADQRVDLSISRVGGPFLAQVGDANSRRMIGRLLTALVDISEPGSVLVGQLVTESAQDDMLQLRVVRPLAIRFATAADLLDPGFSPEGEAPGAAILSLGFSLRLVDSLARGAGGRLDIGHNALTLHLPSANPSTELGVQQGE, encoded by the coding sequence GTGACCGATGACTCGATGATCGCGACCATCTTGCGCCAGGCACCTGGCGATCCGCGCGCGCGCATCGCGGCGTGGCGCCAGATCTCCGATATTCTCGCGCAGCGCGGCAATCAACTATCCGATGGCGATATCCGGCGCGCGCTTCACGCGCTCGCCGTTTTGCGGCCCCAGGTTCCCGAAAAGATACGCCGCGACTGCGCCGCGGCGATCGCGCGCCACGGTCGATTCGCGCCGCTCGTCGCTTTTTATGCCAATGACGTGCCCGCGGTGTCGGCGGCGATGCTCCGGCGCGCGCGGTTGGCGGAGGCCGACTGGCTCGCGCTCCTTCCCGCCACCGCCGCGACCGCGCGCTCGATTCTCGCCGGGCGCGACGACCTGCCCGACAATGTCCGGCGCGCGCTCGAAAGCCTGGGCGCGGGATCGGTCGCGCTGCCGCAACCCGCCGCGGCGTCGGCAGCGAGCGAAGCGCCGGCCGACGAGTCGCCGGTGGCAGCGGATAGCGCGCCGAGCCAGATCAGCGAACTCGTCCGGCGTATCGACCGTTTCCAGTCGGCGCGGGCACAACCCGCGGTGCGCAAGGCCCGCACCGGCTTCATGTTCGAGGCGGGGCCGGACGGGCTGATTCGCTGGGTCGACGGCATCACGCGCGGCGCGGCGATCGGCCTGTCGATCGCCGAATCCGCTTTTGGCGGCGAGCCGGGCGCCGACGGGGCGGCCGCGGGCGCGTTTCGCCAGCGCGCGGAGATCGTCAACGCGCGCATGATACTCGAAGGCGCGGCGGCCGACGCCGGCGAATGGCGTTTTTCGGCGGTGCCATGGTTCGATTCGGCAACCGGGCAGTTTCGCGGCTATCGCGGCAGTGCGCGCCGACCGCAGCCGAGTGAAATGCCTTATGGGCGCCCGGCGGTGGAGGAATCGGGTGATTCGATCCGCCAGTTGATTCACGAGCTGCGCAGCCCGCTCAACGCGATTTCGGGTTTCGCCCAGATCATCTCGGGCCAGATGTTCGGGCCGGTCAGCGCTTCCTATCGCGCGATGGCGGAAGCGATCGTCGCCGACGCGGCCGCGATCCAGGCGATCATCGAAGACCTCGACACCGCGACCCGCGCCCCCGGGCCGTCAACCCCGTCGCTGGCGGGCGAGACCGCGGACCTGGGGACCGTGATAGCGCAGGTCGAGATGGATTTGGGCGCAATCCTCGCCGACCAGCGGGTCGACCTCAGCATCTCACGGGTCGGCGGACCTTTCCTCGCGCAGGTCGGCGACGCCAATTCGCGGCGCATGATCGGGCGACTGCTGACTGCGCTTGTCGATATTTCGGAGCCCGGATCGGTGCTCGTCGGGCAGCTTGTGACCGAATCGGCGCAGGACGACATGCTGCAACTGCGCGTGGTCCGGCCGCTCGCGATTCGTTTCGCGACCGCCGCCGATCTGCTCGACCCCGGTTTCAGCCCCGAAGGCGAGGCGCCGGGCGCGGCGATCCTGAGCCTTGGCTTTTCGCTGCGTCTGGTCGACAGCCTCGCGCGCGGGGCGGGGGGACGCCTCGATATTGGGCATAACGCCTTGACCTTGCATCTGCCCTCGGCCAACCCAAGCACCGAGCTCGGCGTTCAGCAGGGCGAATAG
- a CDS encoding helix-turn-helix transcriptional regulator: MKSVGIEEIYDAAFDRDLFSVLIERLVHAFGAQAGFIGWSDMERDAGFHTQFGNDPVWLQRYVETYAQHDLLQPILRATPEGVCAPAYPHLQTDEVRDSIFYREYLAPQNIIDNLAVNLIKQSSFVAHLALIRMAPAGPFTPDECAELSGLVPHLRRAIYIQSHLVHAADQQATRLAFSGVSRHVLLLTDKHVIAEIDPPLASLLTLRVGDGIGDGALGRTISAAIASGEPVALEWPGNDSAAPANLLCQARTLEPNRFGRFATGPVPTHAVHITELEQTPPIAFEAIADLYRLTPTELRVLRDAIEHGDLVGIGERVGMARATTRTHLHRIYDKTRTGSFVGLSNLAHRFARLTPE, encoded by the coding sequence ATGAAATCGGTCGGGATAGAGGAAATTTACGACGCGGCATTCGACCGCGATCTGTTTTCCGTGCTCATCGAACGCCTGGTCCACGCATTCGGCGCGCAGGCCGGTTTTATCGGCTGGAGCGATATGGAGCGCGACGCGGGCTTCCATACGCAATTCGGCAACGACCCCGTCTGGTTGCAGCGCTATGTCGAAACCTATGCGCAGCATGATCTGCTGCAACCGATATTGAGAGCGACGCCGGAAGGTGTCTGCGCGCCGGCTTATCCCCACCTGCAAACGGACGAGGTGCGCGACAGCATATTCTACCGCGAATATCTGGCGCCACAGAATATCATCGATAATCTGGCGGTGAACCTGATCAAGCAGTCCAGTTTCGTGGCCCATCTGGCCTTGATCAGAATGGCGCCGGCGGGCCCCTTCACGCCGGACGAATGTGCCGAACTATCGGGGCTGGTCCCGCATCTGCGCCGGGCGATCTATATCCAGAGCCACCTGGTCCATGCCGCCGATCAGCAGGCGACGCGCCTGGCCTTTAGCGGGGTCAGCCGCCACGTCCTGCTGCTGACCGACAAGCATGTCATAGCGGAGATCGATCCGCCGCTCGCTTCGTTGCTGACATTGCGCGTCGGCGACGGTATTGGCGACGGCGCGCTGGGACGGACGATATCGGCGGCCATTGCAAGCGGCGAACCGGTCGCTCTCGAATGGCCCGGCAACGACAGCGCCGCCCCCGCAAATCTTCTGTGCCAGGCAAGGACGCTGGAGCCGAACCGGTTCGGACGCTTTGCAACCGGGCCTGTACCAACGCACGCCGTCCATATCACCGAGCTTGAACAGACGCCGCCGATCGCCTTTGAAGCCATTGCGGACCTCTATCGCCTGACCCCCACGGAATTGCGCGTCTTGCGCGATGCCATCGAACATGGCGATCTTGTCGGCATTGGTGAGCGGGTGGGCATGGCCAGGGCGACGACCCGGACGCATCTCCACCGCATCTATGACAAGACCCGGACCGGCAGCTTTGTCGGCCTGTCGAACCTGGCCCATCGCTTTGCCCGTTTGACTCCGGAATAA
- a CDS encoding Hpt domain-containing protein, whose product MSFDSGPLDRYISAAVGDDPAAARELRMSFAAGARELADLMRRARCDANWRVAAERLKSLAATFGIIPLIQLAEAAMDGVPGDPAVLRDINVAIERIA is encoded by the coding sequence ATGTCGTTCGATAGCGGGCCCCTCGATCGTTATATCAGCGCGGCGGTCGGTGACGATCCGGCCGCGGCGCGCGAATTGCGCATGAGCTTTGCCGCAGGCGCGCGCGAGCTTGCCGACCTGATGCGCCGCGCCCGCTGTGACGCGAACTGGCGCGTCGCGGCCGAACGGCTGAAAAGCCTGGCTGCGACCTTTGGCATCATCCCGTTGATCCAGCTTGCCGAAGCGGCGATGGACGGTGTGCCCGGCGACCCCGCTGTCCTGCGCGATATCAACGTGGCGATCGAACGCATCGCCTGA
- a CDS encoding DUF1467 family protein produces MKWTSALAIYTLFWAFSAFFVLPFHGRRTEDDGVPLVKGQEPGAPARFRPRRILVQMTIVATIGFVIFYIGYAQGWADPDVLSGRA; encoded by the coding sequence ATGAAATGGACCTCCGCCCTGGCGATCTACACGCTCTTCTGGGCGTTCAGCGCTTTCTTCGTGCTGCCGTTTCACGGCCGCCGGACCGAAGACGATGGCGTGCCGCTGGTGAAAGGGCAGGAACCGGGCGCGCCCGCACGCTTTCGCCCGCGGCGCATCCTGGTGCAGATGACGATCGTCGCGACGATCGGGTTCGTCATCTTTTACATCGGCTATGCGCAGGGCTGGGCCGACCCCGACGTGCTGAGCGGACGGGCCTGA
- a CDS encoding tetratricopeptide repeat protein, translating to MARPLDRLDGWKSVAAYLGRDRTTVIRWARERALPVYRLPGGKTATVYALRSELDRWAGAPEVEKGSDTADPGPLPPVPSPRWPSPQWRRWTIGTAAIILTVGASVTIAFQPSAPATSAKGVAASLILPTNPEIAANFLTARDLVVDREAAGLERAIALLEQIIRDDPLYAPGHASLAEALLLSREFGMRSNRDAFPRARLAARTANRLAPDDATGHRLLGFIAYWADHDFPEADAKFRHAISLDSNDPLIHFWYGNILSDHGDHKAALEQLNRARLMEPGSVAIRTDLAWAHWAAGHDALAISQLTDIANRHPNFAVAQDCLAIIAFVQGDYAGYAKHSARFAELKQDPFLIERAQAVTMAIRAGKPALKKEMMRQALDDASQDDSRTYVWPTMIASTERSRSQVLSILNLAENRREQWGEAGLLARIQIVWQSDPEIISLIERRRPRKFNNFAKN from the coding sequence GTGGCGCGTCCGCTGGACCGGCTGGACGGTTGGAAATCCGTCGCCGCCTATCTTGGAAGGGACCGGACAACCGTTATTCGCTGGGCCCGCGAACGGGCGTTGCCCGTGTATCGCCTGCCGGGGGGCAAGACCGCGACGGTTTATGCGCTGAGGTCCGAACTCGACCGCTGGGCGGGTGCGCCGGAGGTTGAAAAGGGATCGGACACCGCAGATCCCGGCCCATTGCCGCCTGTTCCATCCCCGAGATGGCCGAGCCCACAGTGGCGCCGATGGACAATCGGTACAGCGGCTATCATTCTCACTGTCGGGGCATCGGTCACGATCGCCTTCCAGCCATCGGCTCCGGCCACCTCTGCCAAGGGAGTGGCGGCTTCCTTGATATTGCCCACAAACCCCGAAATCGCGGCCAATTTTCTAACGGCACGGGATCTTGTGGTGGACCGGGAGGCAGCGGGTCTCGAGCGCGCAATCGCCTTGCTCGAACAGATCATACGCGACGACCCGCTTTATGCACCAGGGCACGCCAGCCTGGCCGAAGCCCTGCTTCTCTCGCGCGAATTTGGTATGCGCAGCAACCGTGACGCCTTTCCGCGCGCACGGCTCGCTGCGCGCACGGCCAATCGGCTCGCGCCAGATGATGCAACCGGACATCGTCTGCTGGGCTTTATCGCCTATTGGGCCGATCACGATTTCCCGGAGGCCGATGCAAAGTTCCGCCACGCCATATCGCTTGATAGCAACGATCCGCTGATCCATTTTTGGTACGGCAATATATTGTCCGACCATGGTGATCATAAGGCTGCTCTGGAACAGCTCAACCGCGCCCGTCTGATGGAACCCGGATCGGTTGCCATTCGAACAGATCTTGCTTGGGCGCATTGGGCCGCGGGCCATGATGCCTTAGCCATCTCACAACTGACCGACATCGCCAATCGGCACCCCAATTTTGCGGTCGCACAGGATTGCCTTGCGATCATTGCATTCGTTCAAGGCGATTATGCAGGCTATGCCAAGCATTCCGCCCGTTTTGCCGAGCTCAAGCAAGACCCATTTTTGATCGAACGCGCGCAAGCCGTGACCATGGCAATCCGCGCCGGCAAGCCTGCTCTAAAAAAGGAAATGATGCGCCAAGCGCTAGATGATGCGTCGCAGGACGACAGTCGGACATATGTATGGCCAACGATGATTGCATCGACAGAGCGCAGCCGTTCGCAAGTTCTTTCAATATTGAATCTAGCAGAAAATAGGCGAGAACAATGGGGTGAAGCCGGATTATTAGCGCGCATTCAAATTGTTTGGCAATCGGATCCGGAGATAATTTCACTTATCGAACGACGTCGTCCAAGAAAATTTAATAATTTTGCCAAAAATTAA
- a CDS encoding tetratricopeptide repeat protein: MAAILGCSMMAISAPVAAKEKPKKEEAAKGPSISPSKAFIPAAKKMEEATKKKDAAALQAAVTEAQGVASSNDDKYFLGFYTLQLGVMTKNEALQAQGLDMALDSGFVPASDAGLYNFYSGRFAYIKKDYPKAIQRFEAAKAAGSTEESLATLLMDSYLNAGQVDQGIAIAKAGIAAAHAAGRPAPEDLFVRPAKALQAANRTDDLLDILTLRVRDYPQPEIWRNTLYILLQQVGGDKDLNLDILRLMRATGAMTNRGEYLEYAALATEAGYPGEVVALINEGVAKNVFPKTDERFGPLLASQTERAKADHAGLIADAGKPGLTANAKAARGTADALVGIGEIAKAIPIYEALAATDPVAQYRLGVAQAMIGQSDAAAASFAKVQGNRARLAKLWAVHVQTKAAPAAPAAAAPAPAPAN; this comes from the coding sequence ATGGCGGCTATTCTTGGCTGCTCGATGATGGCGATCTCCGCCCCCGTCGCGGCGAAGGAAAAGCCGAAGAAGGAAGAGGCGGCGAAGGGGCCGTCGATCAGCCCGAGCAAGGCCTTCATTCCTGCCGCCAAAAAGATGGAAGAGGCCACCAAGAAGAAGGATGCGGCCGCGCTCCAGGCCGCCGTGACCGAAGCGCAGGGCGTCGCGAGCAGCAATGACGACAAATATTTCCTGGGCTTCTACACGCTGCAACTCGGCGTGATGACCAAGAATGAGGCGTTGCAGGCGCAGGGCCTCGACATGGCGCTCGATTCGGGGTTCGTCCCGGCGTCCGATGCCGGACTCTATAATTTCTATTCGGGCCGCTTCGCCTATATCAAAAAGGATTATCCGAAGGCGATCCAGCGTTTCGAGGCGGCCAAGGCCGCCGGGTCGACCGAAGAGTCGCTGGCAACCCTGCTCATGGACAGCTATTTGAACGCCGGTCAGGTCGATCAGGGAATCGCCATCGCGAAGGCGGGGATCGCAGCGGCGCATGCCGCGGGACGGCCCGCGCCCGAAGATTTATTCGTCCGCCCCGCCAAGGCGCTTCAGGCCGCGAATCGGACCGACGATTTGCTCGATATCCTGACGCTGCGCGTGCGCGACTATCCGCAGCCGGAGATTTGGCGCAACACGCTCTATATCCTGTTGCAGCAGGTTGGCGGCGACAAGGATCTGAATCTCGACATCCTGCGCCTGATGCGCGCCACCGGCGCGATGACCAATCGCGGCGAATATCTGGAATATGCGGCGCTGGCGACCGAAGCCGGTTATCCGGGCGAGGTCGTCGCGTTGATCAACGAAGGCGTCGCCAAGAACGTCTTCCCGAAGACCGATGAGCGTTTCGGCCCGCTTCTCGCCTCGCAGACCGAGCGCGCGAAGGCCGATCATGCGGGTCTGATCGCCGACGCGGGCAAGCCGGGATTGACCGCCAATGCCAAGGCCGCGCGCGGCACCGCCGACGCGCTGGTCGGTATCGGTGAGATCGCGAAGGCGATCCCGATCTATGAGGCGCTCGCGGCGACCGATCCGGTCGCGCAATATCGCCTCGGTGTCGCGCAGGCGATGATCGGCCAGTCGGACGCCGCCGCCGCGAGCTTTGCGAAGGTGCAGGGCAATCGTGCGCGCCTTGCCAAGCTGTGGGCCGTCCATGTCCAGACCAAGGCGGCCCCCGCGGCTCCGGCCGCTGCTGCGCCGGCTCCGGCTCCCGCCAACTGA